Proteins encoded by one window of Salvia splendens isolate huo1 chromosome 14, SspV2, whole genome shotgun sequence:
- the LOC121764507 gene encoding uncharacterized protein LOC121764507: MASDYPRAETSSALHLGPAPQRQVAESGGRSQSTDPITLGFAQLNERFDKMDRRVETLERRPHPQAAVHTQVWDDAEHEWEEYRGHGRPVREDLDRSYRHQDRGRGRPSRGGRGDRGGGGRFSQRRDVTEYRTGRRRDNWDPPQRHDDWDEDPHEDRGVSCWDPPQRRERFPHQGTDYSSGLKMDAPHFNGADAPNWISRVQYYFDHKRIPESERLHYVVMLFDPPASEWIFNYRETNGFVTWPEFLDDVRHRFDPQSFRNYTGLIAKLVQTSTVADYHATFERYLNRVTDLSESSLIPIFIQGLKQPLQEKIELQNPVSLAEAMALALRLAATQDERPHQPSPYPRRQWSGKEQRAPPIPGSTPISGPQPQELQGRDADKARVYPIRVSNAEKSERARRGLCYHCPEKWVAGHVCKVKLLCYMDDDADNLQEDTAGDQVPEDELITADLSHLHALDGRGSSKPFIVQGTLGVTNVRVLIDTGATLDFLQPRIAEILQLDLTPIRPFRVLVGNGASLLCTHIARGTKLTLQGNVFVVDLHILAHHGPDVILGMRWLESLGKVSADFVRKTLEFTHGERPVFLQGLMPGPKQISLHSLYTLTTQPTDHEFYEIVPIDSGTEAVEGSSREDFPPGLPNGILAVLNTHRAVFEQPRGMPPPRQFDHRIHLLPGTRPINVRPYRYPYFQKTEIERQVRDMLEQGIIRHSHSPFSSPVLLIRKKDGTFRFCIDYRALNKATVPDHFPIPTAEELFDELGGARYFTKLDLRSGYHQIRMNGDDIFKTAFRTHDGHFEFLVMPFGLTNAPSTFQAAMNAIFQPLLRKCVIVFFDDILIYSPTIELHSSHLEAVLELLHANNFFVKLSKCSFCSMSVEYLGHIIDEGHLKADPTKIQAMTAWPKPGMVRQLRGFLGLTGYYRRFVAHYAMIAAPLTDLLKKEAFRWSPEAEEAFAALKQAMTSAPVLQLPNFDLPFCVETDACDVGIGAVLMQRDHPIAFSVRNWDLAGGWHLRIIRNYMLLWRPCKNGDSIYWGVSSSLERIRGV, encoded by the coding sequence ATGGCTTCGGATTACCCGAGAGCCGAGACGTCGTCGGCACTACATCTAGGGCCGGCGCCACAGCGCCAGGTAGCCGAGTCAGGGGGTCGGTCCCAATCAACGGATCCGATCACGCTAGGGTTCGCGCAGTTAAATGAACGCTTTGATAAGATGGACCGTCGGGTCGAAACCTTGGAGCGCCGACCGCATCCACAAGCGGCTGTTCACACCCAAGTTTGGGACGATGCCGAACACGAATGGGAGGAGTATCGAGGGCACGGTCGGCCAGTACGTGAGGATCTTGACCGTTCATACCGACACCAGGATCGAGGTCGGGGACGCCCGTCTCGGGGTGGTCGCGGTGATCGGGGTGGAGGAGGCCGTTTTTCGCAGCGGCGCGATGTGACGGAGTATCGAACGGGTCGCCGTCGGGACAATTGGGATCCACCTCAGAGGCACGACGATTGGGACGAGGATCCGCACGAGGATCGCGGTGTCTCCTGCTGGGACCCGCCTCAGCGCCGAGAGCGTTTTCCCCACCAGGGAACCGATTACTCTTCCGGCTTGAAGATGGACGCGCCCCACTTTAACGGGGCGGATGCGCCAAATTGGATATCCCGCGTACAATATTATTTCGATCACAAACGGATCCCGGAGTCTGAGCGTCTGCATTATGTAGTGATGCTGTTTGACCCCCCCGCTTCGGAATGGATATTCAATTATAGGGAGACCAATGGTTTTGTAACGTGGCCGGAGTTCCTGGACGACGTCAGACATCGCTTTGACCCACAGAGCTTCAGAAATTACACGGGTCTGATCGCCAAGCTGGTTCAGACGTCTACCGTAGCAGACTACCACGCAACGTTCGAACGGTACCTCAATCGGGTGACCGATTTATCGGAGTCATCTCTGATTCCTATTTTTATCCAAGGGCTCAAGCAACCCTTGCAAGAGAAGATCGAATTGCAGAACCCGGTTTCATTAGCGGAGGCAATGGCATTGGCATTGCGCTTGGCTGCAACACAAGACGAGCGACCGCACCAACCGTCGCCATATCCGCGACGCCAGTGGTCAGGGAAGGAGCAGAGGGCGCCCCCGATCCCCGGTTCGACCCCAATTTCTGGACCACAGCCGCAAGAACTTCAGGGACGTGACGCGGACAAGGCACGGGTATACCCAATCAGGGTGTCTAACGCCGAGAAATCGGAGCGGGCACGCCGAGGGCTTTGTTACCATTGCCCTGAAAAATGGGTCGCAGGCCACGTCTGTAAGGTCAAACTTCTTTGCTATATGGATGACGATGCTGACAACCTGCAGGAGGATACCGCGGGGGATCAAGTGCCGGAGGACGAACTAATTACGGCTGATCTATCGCACCTTCACGCCTTGGATGGCCGAGGGAGCTCGAAACCGTTCATTGTACAGGGCACGTTGGGCGTAACCAACGTGCGGGTATTGATCGACACAGGCGCGACATTGGATTTCCTCCAGCCACGCATCGCCGAAATACTCCAGTTGGACCTAACACCCATCAGACCATTCCGGGTGTTGGTAGGTAACGGAGcatccctgctctgcacccacATAGCGCGGGGCACCAAGCTGACGCTGCAGGGCAACGTATTTGTGGTGGATCTCCATATTCTCGCTCACCATGGGCCAGATGTGATTTTGGGAATGCGTTGGTTGGAATCGCTGGGGAAGGTGTCGGCGGATTTCGTCAGAAAAACGTTGGAATTTACTCACGGGGAGCGACCGGTTTTCTTACAAGGCTTGATGCCGGGGCCAAAACAAATATCCCTTCACTCGTTATACACATTAACGACGCAACCAACGGACCACGAGTTCTATGAGATTGTACCGATTGACAGCGGCACTGAGGCAGTGGAGGGAAGCAGCAGGGAGGACTTTCCTCCGGGCTTGCCGAACGGGATTCTCGCGGTATTAAACACACACCGAGCGGTGTTTGAACAGCCTCGTGGCATGCCCCCACCGCGGCAGTTTGATCACCGCATTCATCTCCTACCCGGTACACGGCCGATTAATGTTAGACCGTACAGGTACCCCTACTTCCAGAAGACGGAAATCGAAAGGCAGGTTCGCGATATGCTGGAACAGGGTATCATTCGCCATAGTCACAGCCCGTTCTCGTCCCCGGTATTGCTGATCCGAAAAAAGGATGGCACTTTTCGGTTTTGCATTGATTACCGAGCCCTCAATAAGGCCACCGTGCCGGATCATTTCCCCATTCCTACGGCAGAAGAACTATTTGACGAGTTGGGAGGTGCTAGGTACTTCACTAAGTTGGATCTTCGCTCGGGGTATCACCAAATTCGAATGAACGGGGACGACATTTTCAAAACCGCTTTTAGAACTCATGATGGGCATTTCGAGTTTCTCGTGATGCCTTTCGGGTTGACAAACGCACCGTCCACCTTCCAGGCGGCGATGAATGCTATTTTCCAGCCACTTCTCAGAAAATGTGTTATCGTTTTCTTCGATGACATTTTGATTTATAGCCCGACCATTGAGCTGCATAGTAGCCACCTGGAAGCCGTTCTGGAACTGCTCCATGCTAATAACTTCTTCGTGAAGCTTTCGAAGTGTTCATTTTGTAGTATGTCGGTGGAGTATTTAGGGCACATCATTGACGAAGGCCATCTCAAGGCCGACCCGACCAAAATACAGGCGATGACGGCGTGGCCTAAGCCGGGAATGGTACGGCAACTGCGAGGTTTTTTAGGGTTGACAGGCTACTACCGCCGTTTCGTCGCCCACTACGCGATGATCGCGGCGCCCTTAACAGATTTACTTAAAAAAGAGGCTTTTCGATGGAGCCCCGAAGCCGAGGAGGCGTTCGCAGCTCTGAAGCAGGCGATGACATCAGCTCCGGTCCTCCAATTGCCGAATTTCGACTTGCCATTTTGCGTGGAGACTGACGCGTGCGACGTGGGCATTGGCGCGGTGCTAATGCAACGGGATCACCCCATTGCGTTTTCAGTAAGAAACTGGGACCTCGCAGGAGGGTGGCATCTACGTATCATAAGGAATTATATGCTATTGTGGAGGCCGTGCAAAAATGGCGACAGTATCTATTGGGGCGTGAGTTCATCATTAGAACGGATCAGAGGAGTTTGA